From the genome of Nitrosomonas sp. Is79A3:
AAAGGGGTCTTCGATTTCATCGCCGATGGCATCCAGCTCAAAAAACGCATAGGAAATCAGCAGTACAACAATCGGTGTCAGCACGCCGGTTGTTTCAACCAACCCAAATGGCAGAGACAGGCAGTAGGAAGCCACGATGCGGTGGATCAATACGGAATAACTGAACGGTATCGGGGTATTTTTAATCCGTTCACAAGCACCGAGGATATTGGTCAGTTCATTCAGCTGAGCATCCATAAACGGAAAACTATGTTCACTCAGCCAGCGCCGATCCCGTGCGACGGCCAAATCACGTCCCAATAGCTGCAGAATCGCAAGCGGCCGGTGTTTGGATTCAACAACGCTGGCCCTATCTTCCAGGGATAGAAATTTTTTAATTTCTTCTGCGGGATCTTCATTACGCAAGTGACAGCGCAATGCATGCGCATACGCAATCAAGCGTTTGACAAAAACTTCCCGGAAATGCTGCACTTCCTCGGCATCATGGGAAGAATCAATCACAAAACAAGCCTGACGTGTCAGGCTCCGTGACGTATTGACCAATGCCCCCCAGAGTTTACGCCCTTCCCAGAATTTATCGTAAGAGGCGTTGTTGCGAAAACCGAGGAAAATACCTAATGCAACGCCAACTAAAGTAAACGGCGTGGTTGTGAGGGTATATTCTTGGATGTGGTAATACAGTTCGACGTAAGTAACCACAACCGCGACAACCGTCACCGTGAGAATCCGTGGCCACGTTTCCATAAAACTACTGCCTCTGAAATGAAACAGCAGCCGTACCCATGAAACTTTATCTTTAACAATCACGTCAGAAACAATTCCTTATTGTTGATTCATCGTATTCGTGCCCAGATCATCAGCCCTTGATTATCTGACGATCTATACCCGCAAATACTCAGTTTTATCCCCCAGCCAGCGTTCGATATGCCGTTGTGCCAGGCCCGGATAGTCATTGAGCATTTCATTCGCCGTGGCCTGTGCCGTTGCGAGCAATTCGCCATCTTGTTCCAGATCGGCAAATCGCAACATAGGCACGCCACTCTGACGCGCCCCCAGAAATTCACCGGGGCCGCGCAATTGCAAATCTTGACGGGCGATCTCAAAACCATCGGTATGTTCAAAAATGATTTTGAGTCGTTTACGAGCAATTTCCGATAAAGGCTGCTGAAATAACAGAATACAAATGCTGGCCTCCGATCCGCGCCCGACACGGCCGCGCAATTGATGTAATTGCGACAACCCCATGCGTTCGGCATTCTCAATCACCATCAGCGACGCATTCGGCACATCCACGCCCACTTCGATTACTGTCGTGGCGACTAATAATTGAATTTCTCCTTGCTTAAACGATGCCATCACTGCGGTTTTTTCCTGAGTGGCTAAACGCCCATGCACCAAACCGACGCTTAAATCCGGAAATATTTGGCTCAAGCTTTCATAGGTCTCCATCGCCGTTTGCAGTTGTAAGGTTTCCGATTCTTCGATCAGCGGACACACCCAATACACTTGTTTGCCCTGCTGACAGGCCTGTTGGATGCGTGCGATGATTTCGTCGCGGCGGTTGTCTGCGATTAATTTGGTCACGATCGGCGCCCTGCCCGGGGGCAGCTCATCAATGATCGACACATCCAGATCGGCAAAATAACTCATCGACAGCGTACGTGGAATCGGCGTGGCGCTCATCATTAATTGGTGCGGCACCGTATTGGATAGCGAGCCCTTCATACGTAGCGCCAGGCGTTGGTGCACACCAAACCGGTGCTGCTCATCAATGATCGCCAATCCCAGTTGATGAAATACCACTTGATCCTGGAACAAGGCATGCGTACCCACCGCAAGCTGCGCAGTCCCCAGCGCGATATCATCCAACGCCGCCTGCTTTTGTTTCTTCTTCTGGCTTCCGGATAACCAGACAACTTGTATTCCTAATGGATCGAACCAGGCTGATAATTTTTGGAAATGCTGCTCGGCAAGGATTTCGGTCGGCGCCATCAGTGCCGCCTGAAAGCCATTCTCAATGGCCTGTAAGGCAGCCAATGCAGCCACGATTGTTTTGCCGCTGCCGACATCGCCTTGTAATAAGCGCTGCATGGGGTGGGCGGCGGCCAGATCCCGGCTAATTTCAGCGGATACTTTGATTTGTGCAGCCGTCAGTTCGAAAGCAAGCTGTTTGAGAAGCAACTTTGCCAGCTTATTTTTTTGCACCAGCACCGGAGCGGAATGGCTGCGCCGCTGCCGGTAGTGTAAGCGCATGGATAATTGCTGCGCCAGTAACTCATCAAACTTAATACGCCGCCATGCTGGATGCGTGCGTGCTTGCAAGGCTTCTATCGATACATCGGGAGGCGGATTATGCAAGCACATCACACTCTCCTTGAGACCTGCCAGCCGGTATTTTTGGATGATTTTCTCAGGCAGAGTCTCAGTCAAAGCCTGCGTCTTTTGTGCATCCTGCAAAACTTGCCCGATCAGCTTACCTAAAATACTCTGTGTCAGACCCGCAGTGGTGGGATAAATGGGTGTCATCGACTCGGCCAAAGACTCACTCTTACGAATAATGCGGCATTTGGGATGAACCATTTCCGCACCGAAAAAACCGCTGCGAATCTCGCCCAATAATCGCACACGCTTTCCCACTGCGTAGGTTTTTATCTGACTGCCATAGAAATTCAGAAAACGCATGACCAAGATGCCGCTGCTGTCTTCAATCTGGCAAACCAATTGCCGTCTGGGGCGCATTACCACTTCGTTATGAATAATCACACCCTCGACCTGAACCACTTGCCCTGGCAGCGCGTCACTGATTGGAAACAGATGCGTCTCATCTTCATAACGAATCGGCAGGTGCAGAATCAAGTCCAGTTCTTTGCGAATACCTAGACGGGATAATTTTTCCTGCACATTGGCACTAACAATCATTACGATATCGGGTCATGCGGTATCCGCAGATTGGTTCAAGATCTAACCCTGCAAAACCATCACCGCATCCATTTCCACCAAAGCACCGCGTGGCAGCGCTTTAACACCGACCGCGGCGCGTGCGGGATAAGGCTGAGTAAAATAACCAGCCATAATTTCATTCACCAGTGCAAAATTATCCAGGTCCGTCAGGTATATATTTAATTTTACAATGTCATTCAAGCTACCGCCACTGGCCGTTGCCACAGCTTTCAGGTTTAAAAATACCTGCTGAATTTGTGCATCAATCCCATTGACCATTTGCATGCTTACCGCATCCAACCCAATCTGACCGGATAAATAAACCGTATCGCCGCCACTGACCCGAACTGCCTGTGAATAGGTACCGATTGCCTGCGGAGCATCTGCGGTTTGGATGATTTGCTTACTCATTTTTTCTCCTGATGAATTTATTGAATACTTTTTTTGTTATAGTAGGTGCTTCTGAACAAAACCTTCAACGCTTTATTACGCTATGATGCAGTGAACTTGAGCGCATTTCAACCGGTTAATTCCTGTTTGTCTGCTTTGCATCCACTCGGACAAGCATTTTAATAAAACTTTTAATTGAATCTTTGATGCAATGCAAAAACTGATTATCCAGGGTGGCAAACCATTACAGGGTGAAATTACCATCTCGGGCGCGAAAAATGCTGCGCTTCCTGTTTTATGTGCTGCACTTCTAACCCGAGAATCTTTAAAAGTAAGTAATGTCCCGGCTCTGCAAGACATTACCACCATGTTGTCATTGCTCGAACAAATGGGAACAAGCATCACAGCGCACGATTCATCGGAAGTCGTGCTGTCAGCAGATAAACTGACCAATCTGATCGCTCCGTATGAGATGGTTAAAACCATGCGCGCAGCAATTCTGGTGCTTGGTCCACTCCTTGCCCGCGCCGGAGAAGCTAATATTTCATTACCAGGCGGTTGTGCCATCGGGCTACGTCCGGTTGATCAGCATATCAAAGGGCTGCAAACTATGGGCGCGGAAATCAGCATCAAACATGGATACATCCATGCCGTGGCAAAGAAACTGCATGGTGCACGCATTGTATTTGATATTGTCACCGTCACTGGAACAGAAAATTTAATGATGGCGGCCACATTAGCGGATGGCACAACCATTCTGGAGAATGCCGCACGCGAACCGGAAATCGTTGATCTTGCCAATTGCTTGACGGCAATGGGCGCAAAAATTCATGGCGCTGGCAGTGACATCATAACGATTGAAGGTGTGTCTTCGCTCCATGGTGCAGAACACACTGTAATGCCAGATCGAATCGAAACGGGAACTTTTTTAGTTGCGGCCACAGCTACCGGGGGCGAAATTCATTTAAAGTACACCCATTCTCACTTACTTGATGCTGTTCTGGACAAACTGACCGAAGCTGGCGCCCAGATTGATTCCGGTGAAAATTGGATTCACCTGAAAATGTCCGCAAAACCCAAATCGGTTAATTTACGCACGGCCCCCTACCCGGCCTTTCCAACCGACATGCAGGCGCAATTCATGTCCTTGAATTGTATTGCCAGCGGAACTGCCATCATCACTGAAACTATTTTTGAGAACCGGTTGATGCATGTGCAGGAATTAAAACGCATGAATGCCAATATCGAAGTGGAAGGCAATGCTGCCATTGTCTACGGTATTTCCCAGCTGGATGGCGCACATGTTATGGCCACCGATTTACGGGCGTCGGCCAGTCTGGTGATTGCAGGATTGATCGCTCAAGGTGAAACCGTGATTGATCGTATCTACCACCTGGATCGCGGTTATGAAAATATTGAAGGGAAGTTATCTGCGCTGGGTGCGCAAATCTGCCGCGCAAGCTAGAAAATCAAAAAGGCCTTTGTAGCTAACAAAGACCTTTTAATGCGTTGACAGCGTTAAATCATCAATCGCGCCGATTGATCAAATTCCATTAAAATTTCGGTTGCTTGTAGCTGACAACAACGGTAGCAATTTTCTTATTTAATCCCATTACCGGAACAACCAGAATTTTTTTGCCGTCGACATCGGATTTAACAGTTACCTTCTGGAGATTGAGAATTTCCTTCGGAAATAATTCCACGCCTTTTGTTTCTTCCAGTCTTTTATCTGTTGAAACCAGCAACTGGCCATCTTCACCAATCAACACAACTCTTTCGGTATCTTTCATTTTGACGATTTCACTCAAATATTGATCAATTTGATCAATATTGTGACGAATCAACTCGCCACGCACCGCCCAGGACAGAACCTGGCCAAAGCGCTCTTCTTCCTTAGTATATTGCTGATCAGCGTATTCGCGGGCTTGCTGTGTAATCAATACGCGTTCGCCCTCAAGTTTCTTGGCCATATCAGATTCCACTTTACTCACAGCAATGGTTTTCCAAACAAAAATTACCACTATGACGCCAACGAGCATCACAGCATACTTAGCCGGAAACTGCATGGTAGGAATTTTAGCCAAGATCTCGAATTTGGCGCTTAACATTGAAAAAAAAGTATTAACTGCGGATTGTTCATTCTGGTTTTGGTTGTTTCGATCCGTCATGGATAACTCCTTGTGTATTTATGGATAGTAGGGGAAAGTTCAAATTATCCACTAATCCTTGAGGAAGGAAAAGTGGCGTACATCAATTAAGGAATCTCTGAATAACTCACCTTTGTCATTCCGAACGTAGTGAGGAATCTTTGGCAATCAACAGTATAGGTTTCTCGCTATGCTCGAAATGACAGTTATTCAGAGGTTCCTTAAATTTACTGGCGGCCGCTGCTATCATGATTGTTGATCATTGTTCTTATGATTTAATAATTACAAACTTGGCAGATAACAGTCGCAATGCAAAAATATTGCAGTACCGCAAAATGAACGGCTGTGTGCATTTATGTTTTATAATCGATGCTTCTCACGGCAGGAAATAAGGGATTATAGCAACACAATGGATAATAACTCAGCATTAGAACAAGAAAATAATAAAAAAACCTGGTCTGGACGGTTCAATGAACCGGTCTCAGCGCTTGTGGCGCGCTATACCGCTTCTGTTGGATTTGATCAGCGGCTTGCTGAATATGACATTCAGGGATCGCTGGCTCATGCACAGATGCTTGCAGAGCAAGGAATTATCAGCAAAGAAGATTTGGGAGATATCCAACAAGGTTTAAATCAAATTCGTGATGAAATCCGTAATCAGCAATTTACCTGGTTGCTGGAACTGGAGGATGTGCATTTAAATATTGAGAAACGTTTGACAGCTCTTGTCGGAGATGCAGGCAAACGATTACATACCGGCCGGTCGCGTAACGACCAAGTCGCTACCGATATTCGATTATTTTTGCGCACCGCGATCGATGAAATTATTGAGCTGATCCAAGCCATGCA
Proteins encoded in this window:
- a CDS encoding bestrophin family ion channel encodes the protein MIVKDKVSWVRLLFHFRGSSFMETWPRILTVTVVAVVVTYVELYYHIQEYTLTTTPFTLVGVALGIFLGFRNNASYDKFWEGRKLWGALVNTSRSLTRQACFVIDSSHDAEEVQHFREVFVKRLIAYAHALRCHLRNEDPAEEIKKFLSLEDRASVVESKHRPLAILQLLGRDLAVARDRRWLSEHSFPFMDAQLNELTNILGACERIKNTPIPFSYSVLIHRIVASYCLSLPFGLVETTGVLTPIVVLLISYAFFELDAIGDEIEDPFGLQPNDLPLNAISRNIEINLLELIDDPDRPKPLRPVDDILM
- the recG gene encoding ATP-dependent DNA helicase RecG, translating into MIVSANVQEKLSRLGIRKELDLILHLPIRYEDETHLFPISDALPGQVVQVEGVIIHNEVVMRPRRQLVCQIEDSSGILVMRFLNFYGSQIKTYAVGKRVRLLGEIRSGFFGAEMVHPKCRIIRKSESLAESMTPIYPTTAGLTQSILGKLIGQVLQDAQKTQALTETLPEKIIQKYRLAGLKESVMCLHNPPPDVSIEALQARTHPAWRRIKFDELLAQQLSMRLHYRQRRSHSAPVLVQKNKLAKLLLKQLAFELTAAQIKVSAEISRDLAAAHPMQRLLQGDVGSGKTIVAALAALQAIENGFQAALMAPTEILAEQHFQKLSAWFDPLGIQVVWLSGSQKKKQKQAALDDIALGTAQLAVGTHALFQDQVVFHQLGLAIIDEQHRFGVHQRLALRMKGSLSNTVPHQLMMSATPIPRTLSMSYFADLDVSIIDELPPGRAPIVTKLIADNRRDEIIARIQQACQQGKQVYWVCPLIEESETLQLQTAMETYESLSQIFPDLSVGLVHGRLATQEKTAVMASFKQGEIQLLVATTVIEVGVDVPNASLMVIENAERMGLSQLHQLRGRVGRGSEASICILLFQQPLSEIARKRLKIIFEHTDGFEIARQDLQLRGPGEFLGARQSGVPMLRFADLEQDGELLATAQATANEMLNDYPGLAQRHIERWLGDKTEYLRV
- a CDS encoding RidA family protein; amino-acid sequence: MSKQIIQTADAPQAIGTYSQAVRVSGGDTVYLSGQIGLDAVSMQMVNGIDAQIQQVFLNLKAVATASGGSLNDIVKLNIYLTDLDNFALVNEIMAGYFTQPYPARAAVGVKALPRGALVEMDAVMVLQG
- the murA gene encoding UDP-N-acetylglucosamine 1-carboxyvinyltransferase, whose product is MQKLIIQGGKPLQGEITISGAKNAALPVLCAALLTRESLKVSNVPALQDITTMLSLLEQMGTSITAHDSSEVVLSADKLTNLIAPYEMVKTMRAAILVLGPLLARAGEANISLPGGCAIGLRPVDQHIKGLQTMGAEISIKHGYIHAVAKKLHGARIVFDIVTVTGTENLMMAATLADGTTILENAAREPEIVDLANCLTAMGAKIHGAGSDIITIEGVSSLHGAEHTVMPDRIETGTFLVAATATGGEIHLKYTHSHLLDAVLDKLTEAGAQIDSGENWIHLKMSAKPKSVNLRTAPYPAFPTDMQAQFMSLNCIASGTAIITETIFENRLMHVQELKRMNANIEVEGNAAIVYGISQLDGAHVMATDLRASASLVIAGLIAQGETVIDRIYHLDRGYENIEGKLSALGAQICRAS